In Pseudomonas nunensis, a single window of DNA contains:
- the purH gene encoding bifunctional phosphoribosylaminoimidazolecarboxamide formyltransferase/IMP cyclohydrolase — translation MTDQTTRLPIRRALISVSDKTGILEFAKELEALGVEILSTGGTFKLLRDNGVAAVEVADYTGFAEMMDGRVKTLHPKIHGGILGRRGIDDAIMNEHGIKPIDLVAVNLYPFEATINKPGCDLPTAIENIDIGGPTMVRSAAKNHKDVAIVVNASDYANVLESLKAGGLTYAQRFDLMLKAFEHTAAYDGMIANYMGTVNQAAETLSTEGRSEFPRTFNSQFVKAQEMRYGENPHQSAAFYVEAKPAEVGIATATQLQGKELSYNNVADTDAALECVKSFVKPACVIVKHANPCGVAVSPDAEGGIRQAYELAYATDTESAFGGIIAFNRELDAETAKAIVERQFVEVIIAPSVSEEARAIVAAKANVRLLTCGEWSADRAAAWDYKRVNGGLLVQSRDIGMIGSEDLKVVTKRAPTEQEINDLIFAWKVAKYVKSNAIVYAKNRQTIGVGAGQMSRVNSARIAAIKAEHAGLQVAGSVMASDAFFPFRDGLDNAAKVGITAVIQPGGSMRDAEVIAAADEAGIAMVFTGMRHFRH, via the coding sequence ATGACCGACCAGACTACCCGCCTGCCGATCCGCCGCGCCTTGATCAGCGTCTCCGACAAGACCGGGATCCTCGAATTCGCCAAGGAGCTTGAAGCCCTGGGTGTCGAGATCCTCTCCACCGGCGGGACGTTCAAGCTGCTGCGCGACAACGGCGTTGCCGCAGTGGAAGTCGCGGATTACACCGGTTTCGCGGAAATGATGGACGGTCGGGTCAAGACCCTGCACCCGAAAATCCACGGAGGGATCCTCGGTCGTCGCGGTATCGACGACGCGATCATGAACGAGCACGGCATCAAGCCGATCGACCTGGTTGCGGTCAACCTGTACCCGTTCGAAGCCACCATCAACAAGCCAGGCTGCGACCTGCCGACCGCCATCGAGAACATCGACATCGGCGGCCCGACCATGGTCCGCTCGGCGGCCAAAAACCATAAAGACGTGGCCATCGTGGTGAATGCCAGCGACTACGCCAATGTCCTGGAAAGCCTCAAGGCCGGCGGCCTGACCTACGCTCAGCGTTTCGACCTGATGCTCAAGGCCTTCGAACACACCGCTGCCTACGACGGCATGATCGCCAACTACATGGGCACCGTGAACCAGGCCGCTGAAACCCTCAGCACCGAAGGTCGCAGCGAGTTTCCGCGCACCTTCAACAGCCAGTTCGTCAAGGCTCAGGAAATGCGCTACGGCGAGAACCCGCACCAGAGCGCGGCGTTCTACGTGGAAGCCAAGCCGGCCGAAGTCGGTATCGCCACCGCGACCCAACTGCAAGGCAAAGAGCTGTCGTACAACAACGTGGCCGACACCGATGCTGCGCTGGAATGTGTGAAGAGCTTCGTCAAGCCAGCCTGCGTGATCGTCAAGCACGCCAACCCGTGCGGCGTTGCCGTCAGCCCGGACGCCGAAGGCGGCATCCGCCAGGCTTACGAACTGGCTTACGCCACCGACACCGAATCCGCATTCGGCGGCATCATCGCCTTCAACCGTGAACTGGATGCCGAGACCGCCAAGGCGATCGTCGAGCGTCAGTTCGTCGAAGTGATCATCGCCCCGTCCGTCAGCGAAGAAGCCCGCGCGATCGTTGCCGCCAAAGCCAACGTGCGTCTGCTGACCTGCGGCGAGTGGTCGGCTGACCGCGCCGCTGCCTGGGACTACAAACGCGTCAACGGCGGTTTGCTGGTACAGAGCCGCGACATCGGCATGATCGGCAGCGAAGACCTGAAAGTCGTGACCAAGCGTGCCCCGACCGAACAGGAAATCAACGACCTGATCTTCGCCTGGAAAGTCGCCAAGTACGTCAAATCCAACGCCATCGTCTACGCCAAGAACCGCCAGACCATCGGTGTCGGCGCCGGCCAGATGAGCCGCGTGAACTCCGCCCGCATCGCCGCGATCAAGGCTGAACACGCCGGTTTGCAGGTGGCAGGCTCGGTGATGGCTTCCGACGCGTTCTTCCCGTTCCGCGACGGCCTGGACAACGCAGCCAAGGTTGGCATCACCGCAGTGATCCAGCCAGGCGGCTCGATGCGTGATGCAGAAGTGATTGCCGCAGCTGATGAAGCCGGCATCGCCATGGTGTTCACCGGCATGCGCCACTTCCGTCACTGA
- the purD gene encoding phosphoribosylamine--glycine ligase: protein MNVLIIGSGGREHALAWKVAQDPRVQKVFVAPGNAGTAIEAKCENVAIDVLALEQLADFAEKNVSLTIVGPEVPLVAGVVDLFRARGLDCFGPTAGAAQLEGSKAFTKDFLARHKIPTADYQNFTEIEPALAYLREKGAPIVIKADGLAAGKGVIVAMTLAEAEDAVRDMLAGNAFGDAGSRVVIEEFLDGEEASFIVMVDGKNVLPMATSQDHKRVGDGDTGPNTGGMGAYSPAPVVTAEVHKRVMDLVIWPTVRGMADEGNVYTGFLYAGLMIDKAGNPKVIEFNCRFGDPETQPVMLRLQSSLVLLVEAALAQALDKVEAQWDPRPSVGIVLAAGGYPGDYAKGVAINGLDAAAALEGKVFHAGTALKDGQVVTAGGRVLCATAMGASVDAAQQQAYKLAAKIDWEGSFYRKDIGYRAIARERGENQE, encoded by the coding sequence ATGAATGTTTTGATCATTGGCAGCGGTGGCCGTGAACACGCCCTGGCCTGGAAAGTGGCTCAGGATCCGCGCGTGCAGAAGGTTTTCGTTGCTCCGGGCAACGCCGGCACCGCCATTGAAGCCAAGTGCGAGAACGTCGCCATCGACGTGCTGGCCCTTGAGCAACTGGCTGATTTCGCCGAGAAGAACGTTTCCCTGACCATCGTCGGTCCGGAAGTCCCACTGGTTGCCGGCGTTGTTGATCTGTTCCGCGCCCGTGGCCTGGATTGCTTCGGTCCGACCGCAGGCGCTGCCCAGCTGGAAGGTTCGAAAGCGTTCACCAAGGACTTCCTGGCACGCCACAAGATCCCGACCGCCGACTACCAGAACTTCACCGAGATCGAGCCGGCCCTGGCCTACCTGCGCGAAAAAGGCGCACCGATCGTGATCAAGGCCGACGGTCTGGCCGCCGGTAAAGGCGTTATCGTCGCCATGACCCTGGCTGAAGCCGAAGACGCCGTGCGCGACATGCTCGCCGGCAACGCTTTCGGCGACGCCGGTTCCCGCGTGGTGATAGAAGAATTCCTCGACGGCGAAGAAGCCAGCTTCATCGTGATGGTCGACGGCAAGAACGTACTGCCGATGGCCACCAGCCAGGACCACAAACGTGTTGGCGATGGCGACACCGGCCCGAACACCGGCGGCATGGGTGCCTACTCCCCTGCCCCAGTCGTGACCGCTGAAGTCCACAAGCGCGTCATGGACCTGGTGATCTGGCCGACCGTGCGCGGCATGGCCGATGAAGGCAACGTCTACACCGGCTTCCTCTATGCTGGCCTGATGATCGACAAAGCCGGTAACCCAAAAGTTATCGAGTTCAACTGCCGTTTCGGCGACCCTGAAACCCAACCGGTGATGCTGCGTTTGCAGTCGAGCCTGGTGTTGCTGGTTGAAGCGGCCCTGGCGCAAGCCCTGGACAAAGTTGAAGCGCAATGGGATCCACGTCCGAGCGTCGGCATCGTGCTCGCCGCTGGCGGCTATCCTGGCGACTACGCTAAAGGCGTGGCGATCAACGGTCTGGACGCAGCCGCGGCACTGGAAGGCAAAGTCTTCCACGCCGGCACTGCGCTCAAGGACGGTCAGGTTGTAACAGCCGGTGGTCGGGTGCTTTGCGCCACGGCCATGGGCGCCAGCGTTGATGCGGCACAGCAGCAGGCTTACAAGCTGGCGGCCAAGATCGACTGGGAAGGCAGCTTCTATCGCAAGGACATTGGCTACCGCGCCATTGCCCGCGAGCGTGGCGAAAATCAGGAATAA